TATGCATGCTACTGCTAATGTAGCTACCGAATTCACTGGTGTCATTAAAAtgaatatgtacagtttttacCACAAAATGAATTTGTGCATAATAAATCACATTCAGTTAATCTGTGAATTAAAATTCAGTTACATTTGTAAATGTCAAATTCTTTCCTTCAAACATACATCATTCACAACACCAAAAACtgtaagcaagcaaacaaagtGATAACATTTACACCAAAAATACAATTTTGTTAAAAAGTACAAATCCAACATGAAAAAGGACCAAGAATCTGGATAGAATTTTCTTTTAACAGCAGAAAGCGACACTTACCTGTTGGTTCAAGGGAAGCTActtgcacgcacacacttacaaacacacactcacatgtgtGCATAAATATTCACATgtgcaactttctttctttctttatttggagttttacgttgttttcaaccacgaaggttatatcgcgacgggggaaggggggagatgggatagagccacttgtcaattgtttcttgttcacaaaagcactaatcaaaaatttgctccaggggcttgcaacgtagtacaatatattaccttactgggagaatgcaagtttccagtacaaaggacttaacatttcttacatactgcttgactaaaatctttataaacattgactatattctatacaagaaacacttaacaagggtaaaaggagaaacagaatccattcgtcgcctcttacgacatgctggggagcatcgggtaaattctttctcatcccaaccaatatgggactccccctaacccgcggggggacatGTGCAACTGACATCCCTcctttacatacacacaataaATAAAGACAAGTCCAAAGCCTAACATGTAGTTCAACATATCAAATGTACAGCTTTTATCCTGCTCAGCTCACAGATTCCATGATTGAGATGAAAAATCCTCTCACCAATGGCTTGAGCACTGATGTATCACAGTGTATTATTACCTTTGGTATTACCTTAGAGATCCCTCACTTCACACAAACACCTCAACACTAAGGATTCACACACTCTCTTTTCAAGCCAGACAAGTTCACACTTACACCTATACATATTAATACTTGTTTttttagagaaagagagagagtgttcctGTCTTTTTGAATGcatgtgtttgtgggtgtgtctctattctttctttatttggtgtttaacatcgttttcaaccacgaaggttatatcgcgacggggaaaaggggggggggggggggggggggagatgggatagagccacttgttaattgtttcttgttcacaaaagcactaatcaaaaaattgttccaggggcttgcaacgtagtacaatatattaccttactgggagaatgcaagtttccagtacaaaggacttaacatttcttacatactgcttgactaaaatttttacaaacattgactatattctatacaagaaacacttaacaagggtaaaaggagaaacagaatccgttagtcgcctcttacgacatgctggggagcatcgggtaaattcttccccttaacccgcggggggtgtgtgtctgtctcttatgtgtgtgtgtcattgtatgcacatttgtgtgcttgtgtgagtgTGCCTGGACATATGTGTGCATGCATTTTGGCTTGTAAGTAACCCTTCCTTGTGACAGAAGCTGGGCTGTGGTGTACAGCTTTCAATCATGCATGACCTGACAAATCTACATGACCTGACAAATCTACATGTCAAATCTACATGACATGACAAATCTACATGACCTGACACACACTGGCAGCACTCACTGTGACTCACTCCGGTGCAATCATCATGTATCTGTGCACATTACATAATGGGGAAAATTGTGCTTCACAACAACTGATTGTCAAGAATGGTGGAATGAATAAAGCAAATCTAGGCTTCCAATACTTTCAGTAGAAATCAAGTTCCTGCAAGAACAACTCTGAACGGCGACTTCTTTTTGAGCTAACGGTCAGTTAATTAAAGCCACAGCAGACACACAACATGCCCCGTGATGGACACCATGGGGACAAGCTTGTCAGTGAAGGACAAAAGACACACAACATGCCCCCTGATGGACACCATGGAGACAAGCTTGTCAGTGAAGGACAAAAGACACACAACATGCCCCCTGATGGTCACCATGGAGACAAGCTTGTCAGTGAAGGACAAAAGACACACAACATGCCCCCTGATGGACACCATGGAGACAAGCTTGTCAGTGAAGGACAAAAGACACACAACATGCCCCCTGATGGACACCATGGAGACAAGCTTGTCAGCGAAGGACAAAAGACACACAACATGCCCCCTGATGGTCACCATGGAGACAAGCTTGTCAGTCAAGGACAAAAGACACACAACATGCCCCGTGATGGACACCATGGAGACAAGCTTGTCAGTGAAGGACAAAAGACACACAACATGCCCCGTGATGGTCACCATGGAGACAAGCTTGTCAGTCAAGGACAAAAGACACACAACATGCCCCGTGATGGACACCATGGAGACAAGCTTGTCAGTGAAGGACAAAAGACACACAACATGCCCCGTGATGGTCACCATGGAGACAAGCTTGTCAGTGAAGGACAAAAGACACACAACATGCCCCGTGATGGTCACCATGGAGACAAGCTTGTCAGTGAAGGACAAAAGACACACAACATGCCCCGTGATGGACACCATGGAGACAAGCTTGTCAGTGAAGGACAAAAGACACACAACATGCCCCGTGATGGTCACCATGGAGACAAGCTTGTCAGTGAAGGACAAAAGACACACAACATGCCCCGTGATGGTCACCATGGAGACAAGCTTGTCAGTCAAGGACAAAAGACACACAACATGCCCCGTGATGGACACCATGGAGACAAGCTTGTCAGTGAAGGACAAAAGACACACAACATGCCCCGTGATGGTCACCATGGAGACAAGCTTGTCAGTCAAGGACAAAAGACACACAACATGCCCCGTGATGGACACCATGGAGACAAGCTTGTCAGTGAAGGACAAAAGACACACAACATGCCCCGTGATGGTCACCATGGAGACAAGCTTGTCAGTGAAGGACAAAAGACACACAACATGCCCCGTGATGGTCACCATGGAGACAAGCTTGTCAGTCAAGGACAAAAGACACACAACATGCCCCGTGATGGACACCATGGAGACAAGCTTGTCAGTCAAGGACAAAAGACACACAACATGCCCCGTGATGGACACCATGGAGACAAGCTTGTCAGTGAAGGACAAAAGACACACAACATGCCCCGTGATGGACACCATGGAGACAAGCTTGTCAGTCAAGGACAAAAGACACACAACATGCCCGTGATGGACACCATGGAGACAAGCTTGTCAGTGAAGGACAAAAGACACACAACATGCCCCCTGATGGACACCATGGAGACAAGCTTGTCAGTGAAGGACAAAAGACACA
This Littorina saxatilis isolate snail1 linkage group LG17, US_GU_Lsax_2.0, whole genome shotgun sequence DNA region includes the following protein-coding sequences:
- the LOC138952608 gene encoding uncharacterized protein, whose amino-acid sequence is MGTSLSVKDKRHTTCPLMDTMETSLSVKDKRHTTCPLMVTMETSLSVKDKRHTTCPLMDTMETSLSVKDKRHTTCPLMDTMETSLSAKDKRHTTCPLMVTMETSLSVKDKRHTTCPVMDTMETSLSVKDKRHTTCPVMVTMETSLSVKDKRHTTCPVMDTMETSLSVKDKRHTTCPVMVTMETSLSVKDKRHTTCPVMVTMETSLSVKDKRHTTCPVMDTMETSLSVKDKRHTTCPVMVTMETSLSVKDKRHTTCPVMVTMETSLSVKDKRHTTCPVMDTMETSLSVKDKRHTTCPVMVTMETSLSVKDKRHTTCPVMDTMETSLSVKDKRHTTCPVMVTMETSLSVKDKRHTTCPVMVTMETSLSVKDKRHTTCPVMDTMETSLSVKDKRHTTCPVMDTMETSLSVKDKRHTTCPVMDTMETSLSVKDKRHTTCP